One segment of Streptomyces sp. YIM 121038 DNA contains the following:
- the pgeF gene encoding peptidoglycan editing factor PgeF, which produces MIGKRSGTSTVSGAHFAFTDRWGGVSAVPYAELNLGGAVGDDPDAVLHNRELTAKSLGIDQGRVVWMNQVHGRDVAVVDGPWPADQEIPAVDAVVTAERGLALAVLTADCTPVLLADPVAGVAAAAHAGRPGMIAGVVPAAVEAMVALGAEPGRIVARTGPAVCGRCYEVPADMRADVAAVEPAAHAVTSWGTPAVDVTAGVHAQLERLGVRDREQSPVCTLESGDHFSYRRDRVTGRLAGYVWLD; this is translated from the coding sequence GTGATAGGCAAGCGCTCCGGAACGAGCACTGTGAGCGGCGCGCACTTCGCCTTCACCGACCGGTGGGGCGGAGTGAGCGCCGTTCCGTACGCGGAGCTCAACCTCGGCGGAGCGGTCGGCGACGACCCCGACGCCGTCCTGCACAACCGCGAACTGACCGCCAAGTCCCTGGGCATCGACCAGGGACGGGTGGTCTGGATGAACCAGGTGCACGGCAGGGACGTCGCCGTGGTCGACGGGCCCTGGCCCGCGGACCAGGAGATTCCGGCGGTCGACGCCGTCGTCACCGCCGAGCGGGGACTCGCCCTCGCCGTGCTGACCGCCGACTGCACCCCCGTACTCCTCGCCGACCCGGTGGCGGGCGTCGCCGCCGCGGCGCACGCGGGCCGTCCCGGCATGATCGCCGGAGTGGTGCCCGCGGCCGTCGAGGCCATGGTGGCCCTCGGCGCGGAGCCCGGCCGGATCGTGGCCCGCACCGGGCCCGCCGTCTGCGGCCGCTGTTACGAAGTGCCCGCGGACATGCGCGCCGACGTCGCCGCCGTGGAACCCGCGGCGCACGCCGTCACGAGCTGGGGCACACCCGCGGTCGACGTGACCGCCGGAGTGCACGCCCAGCTCGAGCGGCTCGGGGTGCGCGACCGGGAGCAGTCGCCGGTGTGCACGCTGGAGTCGGGAGACCACTTCTCGTACCGCCGCGACCGCGTCACCGGTCGGCTCGCGGGCTATGTCTGGCTGGACTGA
- a CDS encoding RluA family pseudouridine synthase, with protein MSTIPEIRTLPVPDGLEGERVDAAISRMFGFSRTKAAELAAAGKVLVDGAVAGKSERVHGGAWLEVEMPQAPAPVQIVAEPVEGMEIVHDDEDIVVIVKPIGVAAHPSPGWTGTTVIGGLAAAGYRISTSGAAERQGIVHRLDVGTSGLMVVAKSERAYTSLKRQFKERTVDKRYNALVQGHPDPMSGTIDAPIGRHPNHDYKWAVTAEGKPSVTHYDLMEAFRSASLLDIKLETGRTHQIRVHMAAHRHPCVGDLTYGADPTIAKRLGLTRQWLHAVRLGFEHPGDGQWVEYASGYPDDLQQALDRVRAESQ; from the coding sequence GTGAGCACGATTCCCGAGATCCGTACCCTGCCCGTGCCCGACGGCCTGGAGGGCGAGCGCGTCGACGCCGCCATCTCGCGCATGTTCGGGTTCTCCCGCACGAAGGCCGCCGAGCTCGCGGCCGCCGGCAAGGTGCTGGTCGACGGCGCGGTCGCCGGCAAGTCCGAGCGCGTGCACGGCGGCGCCTGGCTGGAGGTGGAGATGCCGCAGGCGCCCGCCCCGGTGCAGATCGTCGCCGAGCCCGTCGAGGGCATGGAGATCGTGCACGACGACGAGGACATCGTCGTGATCGTCAAGCCCATCGGCGTCGCCGCGCACCCGAGCCCCGGCTGGACCGGCACCACCGTGATCGGCGGCCTCGCGGCGGCGGGGTACCGCATCTCGACGTCCGGCGCCGCCGAGCGCCAGGGCATCGTGCACCGCCTGGACGTGGGCACCTCGGGCCTGATGGTGGTCGCCAAGTCCGAGCGGGCGTACACGTCGCTGAAGCGCCAGTTCAAGGAGCGCACGGTCGACAAGCGGTACAACGCGCTGGTGCAGGGCCACCCCGACCCCATGAGCGGCACCATCGACGCCCCCATCGGCCGCCACCCGAACCACGACTACAAGTGGGCGGTCACCGCCGAGGGCAAGCCCTCGGTCACGCACTACGACCTGATGGAGGCCTTCCGCTCCGCCTCGCTGCTCGACATCAAGCTGGAGACGGGCCGCACCCACCAGATCCGCGTCCACATGGCCGCCCACCGCCACCCGTGCGTGGGCGACCTGACGTACGGCGCGGACCCGACGATCGCCAAACGCCTCGGCCTGACCCGGCAGTGGCTGCACGCGGTGCGGCTCGGCTTCGAGCACCCCGGGGACGGCCAGTGGGTCGAGTACGCGAGCGGCTACCCCGACGACCTCCAGCAGGCCCTCGACCGGGTGCGGGCGGAGAGCCAGTGA
- a CDS encoding YggS family pyridoxal phosphate-dependent enzyme: protein MTDRKSELATNLAQVEERIEAACAAAGRKRAEVTLIVVTKTYPASDVRALAELGVRHVAENRDQDAAPKAAACADLPLDWHFVGQLQTNKVRSVVGYADVVQSVDRPKLVTALSAAAVRAGREVGCLLQVALDAGESGRGERGGVGPGGIEELAGLVADAPGLRLDGLMTVAPLTGEYAGRQQAAFERLMVLSTALRVAHPAANMVSAGMSADLEQAVAAGATHVRVGTAVLGVRRGLG, encoded by the coding sequence ATGACGGACCGTAAGTCGGAACTCGCCACAAATCTGGCGCAGGTGGAAGAGCGCATCGAGGCGGCCTGCGCGGCCGCCGGGCGCAAGCGTGCAGAGGTGACCCTCATCGTGGTCACCAAGACCTACCCCGCGAGCGACGTACGCGCGCTCGCGGAGCTCGGCGTCCGTCACGTCGCCGAGAACCGCGACCAGGACGCGGCACCCAAGGCCGCCGCCTGCGCGGACCTGCCGCTCGACTGGCACTTCGTCGGTCAGCTGCAGACCAACAAGGTGCGTTCCGTGGTCGGTTACGCGGACGTGGTGCAGTCGGTGGACCGGCCGAAGCTCGTCACCGCGCTCTCGGCCGCGGCCGTGCGCGCCGGGCGTGAGGTGGGCTGCCTGCTCCAGGTGGCCCTCGACGCCGGGGAGAGCGGGCGTGGGGAGCGGGGCGGCGTCGGCCCCGGCGGAATCGAAGAGTTGGCCGGTCTCGTGGCCGACGCCCCCGGGCTCCGGCTCGACGGTCTGATGACGGTCGCGCCGCTCACCGGGGAGTACGCGGGACGGCAACAGGCGGCGTTCGAGCGGCTGATGGTTTTGTCGACTGCCCTGCGCGTGGCCCATCCGGCTGCGAACATGGTGTCGGCAGGTATGAGTGCGGACCTCGAACAGGCCGTTGCGGCCGGTGCGACACATGTGCGCGTCGGGACAGCGGTACTCGGAGTCCGACGCGGGCTCGGGTAA
- the lspA gene encoding signal peptidase II, which produces MAEAERIIGTPDIPEAEHGADGGQDAEGGGQDAEGAQQPTGKRKIAVLFGVALVAYALDLVSKMVVVAKLEHHEPIDVVGDLLRFNAIRNAGAAFGMGEAYTIIFTVIATGVIVVIARLARKLYSLPWAIALGLLLGGALGNLTDRIFRSPGVFKGAVVDFIAPKGFAVFNLADSAIVCGGILIVLLSFRGLDPDGTVHKD; this is translated from the coding sequence GTGGCAGAGGCGGAGCGCATCATCGGTACGCCGGACATCCCTGAGGCAGAGCACGGCGCCGACGGCGGCCAGGACGCCGAGGGCGGCGGTCAGGACGCCGAGGGCGCACAGCAGCCCACGGGCAAGCGCAAGATCGCCGTGCTCTTCGGTGTGGCCCTGGTCGCGTACGCCCTCGACCTCGTCAGCAAGATGGTCGTGGTCGCCAAACTGGAGCACCACGAGCCGATCGACGTGGTCGGTGACCTGCTGCGTTTCAACGCGATCCGCAACGCGGGCGCCGCCTTCGGCATGGGCGAGGCCTACACCATCATCTTCACGGTGATCGCCACGGGCGTGATCGTGGTGATCGCCCGGCTCGCGCGCAAGCTCTACAGCCTGCCGTGGGCGATCGCGCTCGGCCTGCTGCTCGGCGGCGCGCTCGGCAACCTGACCGACCGGATCTTCCGTTCGCCCGGCGTCTTCAAGGGCGCGGTCGTCGACTTCATCGCCCCCAAGGGCTTCGCGGTGTTCAACCTCGCGGACTCGGCGATCGTCTGCGGCGGCATCCTGATCGTGCTGCTCTCCTTCCGCGGCCTTGACCCGGACGGGACCGTGCACAAGGACTGA
- a CDS encoding TraR/DksA family transcriptional regulator encodes MVAKKTAVQQSASSRSTAAGAGGAAGEGGGKASRAVKTVRAGRAAGAAGEGPKKTAAKAAAEKAAASGAPAGKAGAAKAPAKASAKAPAKKAAASKTASAAVTKKTAEKTTAEKTTTKKTTTKKTATKEAAGKKAAAKAPPEEAGAEQAPPAKKAATKKAATKKAATKKAATKKAATKKTTAKKTATKKTAAKEAVAEKAAAEKAPVKKAAAKKAAAKKTASAGAAVRPQAPDETAAAGAGSEGAAGGTAPGREVSGGRGASKKGTGATARNRGTSTRSAKKTAAPAAEDAAQAAETTGATTVVAKKTPGTATATQQAAAATKAGTVPKARAATVPGELAVRPGEDPWTPAEVAEARTELMAETMRLRAEIEASEASLAGLMRDSGDGAGDDQADTGTKNITREHEMALAANAREMLEQTERALERLDAGTYGLCENCGNPIGKARMQAFPRATLCVECKQKQERRS; translated from the coding sequence ATGGTGGCGAAGAAGACCGCCGTACAGCAGTCGGCGTCCAGCAGATCCACAGCCGCGGGGGCCGGCGGGGCGGCCGGAGAAGGGGGCGGCAAGGCGTCCCGCGCCGTGAAGACCGTGCGGGCGGGCAGGGCGGCGGGCGCCGCCGGGGAGGGGCCGAAGAAGACGGCCGCGAAGGCCGCCGCCGAGAAGGCGGCTGCCTCCGGAGCCCCGGCCGGGAAGGCGGGCGCCGCCAAGGCCCCGGCGAAGGCCTCCGCCAAGGCCCCCGCCAAGAAGGCCGCCGCTTCGAAGACGGCCTCGGCTGCGGTCACGAAGAAGACGGCCGAGAAGACGACAGCCGAGAAGACGACAACCAAGAAGACGACAACCAAGAAGACGGCGACCAAGGAGGCCGCGGGCAAGAAGGCAGCCGCGAAGGCCCCGCCCGAGGAGGCGGGCGCCGAGCAGGCGCCACCGGCGAAGAAGGCCGCGACCAAGAAGGCCGCGACCAAGAAGGCCGCGACCAAGAAGGCCGCGACCAAGAAGGCCGCGACCAAGAAGACGACAGCCAAGAAGACGGCGACCAAGAAGACCGCGGCTAAGGAGGCGGTCGCCGAGAAGGCGGCTGCCGAGAAGGCCCCGGTCAAGAAGGCAGCTGCCAAGAAGGCCGCGGCCAAGAAGACGGCGTCGGCCGGAGCGGCGGTCCGGCCGCAGGCACCGGACGAGACGGCGGCGGCCGGGGCCGGGAGCGAGGGCGCGGCGGGAGGTACCGCCCCCGGCAGGGAGGTGAGCGGGGGTCGTGGTGCGTCCAAGAAGGGGACGGGGGCCACGGCGAGGAACCGAGGGACCAGCACACGTTCGGCCAAGAAGACGGCCGCGCCCGCGGCCGAGGATGCGGCTCAGGCCGCGGAGACGACGGGAGCCACGACAGTGGTTGCGAAGAAGACTCCGGGCACGGCGACGGCGACGCAGCAGGCGGCAGCCGCGACGAAGGCGGGAACGGTACCGAAGGCGCGGGCCGCGACCGTGCCCGGCGAGCTCGCGGTGCGGCCCGGTGAGGACCCGTGGACCCCGGCCGAGGTCGCCGAGGCGCGGACCGAGCTGATGGCGGAGACGATGCGCCTTCGTGCCGAGATCGAGGCGTCCGAGGCGTCCCTTGCGGGGCTGATGCGGGACTCCGGGGACGGCGCGGGCGACGACCAGGCGGACACCGGCACCAAGAACATCACGCGCGAGCACGAGATGGCCCTGGCCGCGAACGCCCGGGAGATGCTGGAGCAGACCGAGCGCGCCTTGGAGCGCCTCGACGCGGGCACGTACGGGCTCTGCGAGAACTGCGGCAACCCGATCGGGAAGGCCCGCATGCAGGCCTTCCCGCGCGCGACCCTGTGCGTCGAGTGCAAGCAGAAGCAGGAGCGGCGCTCCTGA
- the sepF gene encoding cell division protein SepF, with translation MAGAMRKMAVYLGLVEDDGYDGRGFDPDDDFEPEPEPERDRRRHEPPHQSHQSHLADRDLERDESVRVVQPPAQRDPAPRPASLAAESGRPARIAPVASITPERQSLEKNAPVIMPKVVSEREPYRITTLHPRTYNEARTIGEHFREGTPVIMNLTEMDDTDAKRLVDFAAGLVFGLHGSIERVTQKVFLLSPANVDVTAEDKARIAEGGFFNQS, from the coding sequence ATGGCCGGCGCGATGCGCAAGATGGCGGTCTACCTCGGCCTCGTGGAGGACGACGGTTACGACGGCCGGGGCTTCGACCCCGATGACGATTTCGAGCCCGAGCCGGAGCCCGAGCGCGACCGCCGGCGGCACGAACCACCGCACCAGTCGCACCAGTCCCACCTCGCCGACCGCGACTTGGAACGGGACGAATCGGTACGAGTGGTGCAGCCACCGGCACAGCGCGACCCGGCGCCGCGACCCGCTTCGCTTGCCGCCGAATCGGGACGACCGGCGCGAATCGCCCCCGTGGCATCTATCACACCTGAACGTCAGAGCCTGGAGAAGAACGCACCGGTGATCATGCCCAAGGTCGTGTCCGAGCGTGAGCCCTACCGCATCACCACGCTTCACCCCCGGACCTACAACGAAGCCCGTACCATCGGGGAACACTTCCGCGAAGGCACCCCGGTGATCATGAACTTGACGGAGATGGACGACACCGACGCGAAGCGACTTGTCGACTTTGCCGCCGGTCTGGTCTTCGGTCTGCATGGCAGTATCGAGCGAGTGACGCAGAAGGTGTTCCTGTTGTCGCCTGCTAACGTCGATGTCACGGCGGAGGACAAGGCCCGTATCGCAGAGGGCGGGTTCTTCAACCAGAGCTGA
- the ileS gene encoding isoleucine--tRNA ligase, translating into MTPPQYRQVPAQVDLPALEHAVLDFWREQKIFAKSLEQSEGRPEWVFYEGPPTANGMPGAHHIEARVFKDVFPRFRTMRGYHVARKAGWDCHGLPVELAVEKELGFNGKKDIEAYGIAEFNAKCRESVTRHTDAFAELTTRMGYWVDLDDAYRTMNPEYVDSVWWSLKEIFKKDLLVQDHRVAPWCPRCGTGLSDHELAQGYETVVDPSVYVRFPVTGGPLAGEAALLVWTTTPWTLVSNTAVAAHPDVTYVVATDGKEKLVVAEPLVEKALGEGWETTGQTFTGTEMERWTYQRPFELVEFPAEAHFVVNADYVTTEDGTGLVHQSPAFGEDDLKVCRSYGLPVVNPVRPDGTFEEDVPLVGGVFFKKADETLTQDLDDRGLLFKHIAYEHSYPHCWRCHTALLYYAQPSWYIRTTKVKDRLLQENEKTNWFPESVKHGRFGDWLTNNVDWALSRNRYWGTPLPIWRCEENHLTCVGSRAELTELTGTDQTDLDPHRPFIDDITFTCTHEGCSLEAVRVPEVIDAWYDSGSMPFAQWGYPYKNKELFESRYPAQFISEAIDQTRGWFYTLMAVGTLVFDKSSYENVVCLGHILAEDGRKMSKHLGNILQPIPLMDQHGADAVRWFMAAGGSPWAARRVGHGTIQEVVRKTLLTYWNTVAFQALYARTSKWAPSDADPAPADRPLLDRWLLGELHALTDQVTQALDAYDTQRAGKLLSAFVDNLSNWYVRRSRRRFWQGDKAALRTLHEVVETVTRLLAPLTPFITERVWQDLIVPVTPDAPESVHLSTWPEADLSAVDPELSRQMVLVRRLVELGRASRAESGVKTRQPLSRALVAASGFETLGEELRAQITEELNVSSLASLSEVGGSLVDTTAKANFRALGKRFGKGVQAVAKAVAEADAAALSLALREGTASVEVDGETVTLAPDEVIITETPREGWSVASDSGATVALDLELTDELRRAGLARDAIRLIQEARKNSGLDVADRIALRWTSADEATATALTDHAALIADEVLATDFASGDADDSYGEPFKDDSLNLTFRLRKA; encoded by the coding sequence ATGACGCCGCCGCAGTACCGCCAGGTACCCGCCCAGGTCGACCTGCCCGCCCTCGAGCACGCCGTGCTCGACTTCTGGCGCGAGCAGAAGATCTTCGCCAAGAGCCTGGAGCAGTCCGAGGGCCGCCCCGAGTGGGTGTTCTACGAGGGCCCGCCCACCGCCAACGGCATGCCGGGCGCCCACCACATCGAGGCCCGTGTCTTCAAGGACGTCTTCCCGCGCTTCCGCACCATGCGCGGCTACCACGTGGCCCGCAAGGCCGGCTGGGACTGCCACGGCCTGCCCGTCGAGCTGGCGGTCGAGAAGGAGCTCGGCTTCAACGGCAAGAAGGACATCGAGGCGTACGGCATCGCCGAGTTCAACGCCAAGTGCCGCGAGTCCGTGACCCGCCACACCGACGCCTTCGCCGAGCTCACGACCCGCATGGGCTACTGGGTCGACCTGGACGACGCGTACCGGACGATGAACCCGGAGTACGTGGACTCCGTCTGGTGGTCCCTGAAGGAGATCTTCAAGAAGGACCTCCTCGTCCAGGACCACCGCGTCGCCCCCTGGTGCCCCCGCTGCGGCACCGGCCTGTCCGACCACGAGCTGGCGCAGGGCTACGAGACGGTCGTCGACCCGTCCGTCTACGTCCGCTTCCCCGTCACCGGCGGCCCCCTCGCGGGCGAGGCCGCCCTCCTGGTGTGGACGACGACCCCCTGGACCCTGGTGTCCAACACGGCCGTCGCCGCCCACCCGGACGTCACCTACGTGGTGGCCACCGACGGCAAGGAGAAGCTGGTCGTCGCCGAGCCCCTGGTCGAGAAGGCCCTCGGAGAGGGCTGGGAGACCACGGGCCAGACGTTCACGGGCACCGAGATGGAGCGCTGGACGTACCAGCGCCCCTTCGAGCTGGTGGAATTCCCGGCCGAGGCCCACTTCGTCGTCAACGCCGACTACGTGACCACCGAGGACGGCACCGGTCTCGTCCACCAGTCCCCCGCCTTCGGTGAGGACGACCTCAAGGTCTGCCGGTCGTACGGCCTGCCCGTAGTGAACCCCGTCCGCCCGGACGGCACCTTCGAGGAGGACGTCCCGCTGGTCGGCGGCGTCTTCTTCAAGAAGGCCGACGAGACGCTCACCCAGGACCTGGACGACCGCGGCCTGCTCTTCAAGCACATCGCGTACGAGCACAGCTACCCCCACTGCTGGCGCTGCCACACCGCGCTCCTGTACTACGCGCAGCCGTCCTGGTACATCCGCACCACGAAGGTCAAGGACCGCCTCCTCCAGGAGAACGAGAAGACCAACTGGTTCCCCGAGTCGGTCAAGCACGGCCGCTTCGGCGACTGGCTGACCAACAACGTCGACTGGGCCCTGTCCCGCAACCGCTACTGGGGCACCCCGCTGCCCATCTGGCGCTGCGAGGAGAACCACCTCACTTGCGTCGGCTCGCGCGCGGAGCTCACCGAGCTGACCGGCACCGACCAGACGGACCTGGACCCGCACCGCCCGTTCATCGACGACATCACCTTCACCTGCACCCACGAGGGCTGCTCCCTCGAAGCGGTGCGCGTGCCGGAGGTCATCGACGCCTGGTACGACTCGGGCTCGATGCCGTTCGCGCAGTGGGGCTACCCGTACAAGAACAAGGAACTGTTCGAGTCCCGCTACCCGGCACAGTTCATCAGCGAGGCCATCGACCAGACCCGCGGCTGGTTCTACACACTGATGGCGGTCGGCACGCTCGTCTTCGACAAGTCGAGCTACGAGAACGTCGTCTGCCTCGGCCACATCCTCGCCGAGGACGGCCGCAAGATGTCCAAGCACCTGGGCAACATCCTCCAGCCGATCCCGCTGATGGACCAGCACGGCGCCGACGCGGTCCGCTGGTTCATGGCCGCGGGCGGCTCCCCCTGGGCGGCCCGCCGCGTGGGCCACGGCACGATCCAGGAGGTCGTCCGCAAGACCCTCCTGACGTACTGGAACACGGTCGCCTTCCAGGCGCTGTACGCCCGTACGTCGAAGTGGGCCCCCTCGGACGCCGACCCGGCGCCCGCCGACCGCCCGCTCCTCGACCGCTGGCTGCTCGGCGAGCTGCACGCGCTCACCGACCAGGTGACGCAGGCCCTGGACGCCTACGACACCCAGCGCGCGGGCAAGCTCCTGTCGGCCTTCGTCGACAACCTCTCCAACTGGTACGTGCGCCGCTCGCGCCGCCGCTTCTGGCAGGGCGACAAGGCGGCGCTGCGCACCCTGCACGAGGTCGTCGAGACGGTCACGCGCCTGCTCGCCCCGCTGACGCCGTTCATCACCGAGCGCGTCTGGCAGGACCTGATCGTGCCCGTCACCCCGGACGCCCCGGAGTCGGTGCACCTGTCCACCTGGCCGGAGGCCGACCTGTCGGCCGTCGACCCGGAGCTCTCGCGGCAGATGGTCCTGGTCCGGCGCCTGGTGGAGCTCGGCCGCGCCTCGCGTGCGGAGTCGGGCGTCAAGACCCGCCAGCCGCTGTCCCGCGCCCTGGTCGCGGCCTCCGGCTTCGAGACGCTGGGCGAGGAGCTGCGCGCCCAGATCACCGAAGAGCTGAACGTGTCCTCCCTCGCCTCCCTCTCCGAGGTCGGCGGCTCCCTGGTCGACACCACCGCGAAGGCCAACTTCCGCGCCCTCGGCAAGCGGTTCGGCAAGGGCGTCCAGGCGGTGGCCAAGGCCGTCGCCGAGGCCGACGCGGCCGCGCTGTCCCTCGCCCTGCGCGAGGGCACCGCGTCCGTCGAGGTCGACGGCGAGACCGTGACGCTCGCCCCGGACGAGGTCATCATCACCGAAACCCCGCGCGAGGGCTGGTCGGTGGCGTCCGACTCCGGCGCCACGGTCGCCCTCGACCTGGAGCTCACGGACGAGCTGCGCCGGGCGGGCCTCGCGCGTGACGCGATCCGGCTGATCCAGGAGGCCCGCAAGAACAGCGGCCTGGACGTCGCGGACCGCATCGCCCTGCGCTGGACGTCCGCGGACGAGGCCACGGCGACGGCCCTCACGGACCACGCCGCCCTCATCGCCGACGAGGTCCTGGCCACGGACTTCGCCTCCGGCGACGCGGACGACAGCTACGGCGAGCCGTTCAAGGACGACTCCCTGAACCTGACGTTCCGCCTCCGCAAGGCGTAA
- a CDS encoding DivIVA domain-containing protein, translating to MPLTPEDVRNKQFTTVRLREGYDEDEVDAFLDEVEAELTRLLRENEDLRAKLAAATRAAAQNQQQGNMRKGPEGGPQDQRGPGAPVPAAISGPQPVPPQQQMGGPMGGPPQLPGGAPQLPAGPSGHGPQGGPQGPGPMGQGPMGQGQMGGPMGGPMGGHGPQMPQPGQGPGGDSAARVLSLAQQTADQAIAEARSEANKIVGEARSRAEGLERDARAKADALERDAQEKHRVAMGSLESARATLERKVEDLRGFEREYRTRLKSYLESQLRQLETQADDSLAPPRTPATASLPPSPAPSMAPAGAGAPSYGGNQSMGGNQPAGGPSYGGQQQMSPAMTQPMAPVRPQGQPPMQQAPSPMRGFLIDEDDN from the coding sequence ATGCCGTTGACCCCCGAGGACGTGCGGAACAAGCAGTTCACGACCGTCCGCCTCCGAGAAGGCTATGACGAGGACGAGGTCGATGCCTTCCTCGATGAGGTCGAAGCCGAACTGACGCGCTTGCTCCGCGAGAACGAGGACCTGCGCGCCAAGCTGGCCGCCGCCACGCGCGCGGCCGCGCAGAACCAGCAGCAGGGCAACATGCGCAAGGGCCCCGAAGGCGGCCCCCAGGACCAGCGAGGTCCCGGCGCGCCCGTGCCCGCCGCAATATCTGGTCCGCAGCCGGTTCCGCCGCAGCAGCAGATGGGCGGCCCGATGGGCGGCCCGCCGCAGCTGCCCGGCGGTGCGCCGCAGCTGCCCGCAGGCCCCAGTGGGCACGGCCCGCAGGGCGGTCCGCAGGGTCCCGGCCCGATGGGTCAGGGTCCCATGGGCCAGGGGCAGATGGGTGGCCCCATGGGCGGTCCCATGGGTGGCCACGGCCCGCAGATGCCGCAGCCCGGCCAGGGCCCCGGCGGCGACAGCGCCGCCCGTGTGCTCTCGCTCGCGCAGCAGACCGCCGACCAGGCGATCGCCGAGGCCCGTTCCGAGGCCAACAAGATCGTGGGCGAGGCCCGTTCGCGCGCCGAGGGCCTGGAGCGGGACGCCCGTGCCAAGGCCGACGCCCTGGAGCGGGACGCGCAGGAGAAGCACCGGGTCGCGATGGGCTCCTTGGAGTCCGCCCGCGCCACCCTGGAGCGCAAGGTCGAGGACCTGCGCGGCTTCGAGCGCGAGTACCGCACGCGACTGAAGTCCTACCTGGAGTCGCAGCTGCGTCAGCTGGAGACCCAGGCCGACGACTCGCTCGCTCCGCCGCGTACTCCGGCGACCGCCTCGCTGCCGCCGTCCCCGGCGCCTTCGATGGCTCCGGCCGGTGCGGGTGCCCCGTCCTACGGCGGCAACCAGTCGATGGGCGGCAACCAGCCCGCGGGCGGTCCGTCGTACGGCGGCCAGCAGCAGATGTCGCCCGCGATGACGCAGCCGATGGCGCCGGTGCGGCCGCAGGGCCAGCCGCCGATGCAGCAGGCTCCGTCCCCGATGCGCGGCTTCCTCATCGACGAGGACGACAACTGA
- a CDS encoding GNAT family N-acetyltransferase translates to MNTPVTCRVAVGQEDLDACFAVRKEVFVAEQGVPEDLEYDAYDTGAVHVLAVRREDGAPVGTGRLLTGEAAAVKNGGDATVGALGRLAVLCSARGLGVGAALVRAIEDAARERGLGAVDLHAQTRALGFYERLGYEVYGPEFPDAGIPHRAMRKALR, encoded by the coding sequence GTGAACACCCCGGTGACCTGCCGGGTCGCGGTCGGCCAGGAGGACCTGGACGCCTGTTTCGCCGTCCGCAAGGAGGTCTTCGTCGCCGAGCAGGGCGTGCCCGAGGACCTGGAGTACGACGCGTACGACACGGGGGCCGTGCACGTGCTCGCGGTGCGCCGCGAGGACGGGGCGCCGGTCGGCACCGGCCGGCTCCTCACGGGCGAGGCCGCGGCCGTCAAGAACGGCGGGGACGCCACCGTGGGGGCCCTCGGCAGGCTGGCCGTGCTGTGCTCCGCGCGCGGGCTCGGGGTCGGGGCCGCGCTGGTCCGGGCCATCGAGGACGCCGCCCGTGAGCGCGGGCTCGGCGCCGTCGACCTGCACGCGCAGACGCGCGCCCTGGGGTTCTACGAACGGCTGGGGTACGAGGTGTACGGCCCGGAGTTCCCCGACGCGGGGATCCCGCACCGGGCCATGCGCAAGGCGCTGCGCTAG
- a CDS encoding YggT family protein has protein sequence MGVVLQVIYIALMCFLIVLIFRLVMDYVFQFARSWQPGKAMVVVLEATYTVTDPPLKLLRRFIPPLRLGGVALDLSFFVLMIIVYILITVVSQL, from the coding sequence ATGGGCGTGGTCTTGCAAGTGATCTACATCGCGCTGATGTGTTTCCTCATCGTGCTGATCTTCCGGCTGGTCATGGACTACGTCTTCCAGTTCGCCCGCTCATGGCAACCCGGCAAGGCGATGGTGGTCGTTCTGGAGGCCACCTACACTGTCACCGATCCACCGCTCAAGCTTCTGCGGCGGTTCATTCCGCCGCTACGTCTCGGCGGCGTGGCGCTCGACCTGTCCTTCTTCGTACTGATGATCATCGTCTACATCCTGATCACCGTCGTGAGCCAGCTGTGA